A genomic region of Xanthomonas campestris pv. phormiicola contains the following coding sequences:
- a CDS encoding DUF1800 domain-containing protein, producing MPEPRHRPVSRLRVHGRRALRNAQRLLLSLLLVLFTVGAIAGSQKVLERDDARWLQSMTTGLDSASMSQLQHDGRKRFLRDQLQASSGDDALPAAVRTQLDGYEALHTPVQELLKQLDARQQYIKAMPDGEAKIAAKKALQQRADALLAQARQAQLLRAVYSRDQLREQMVWFWLNHFSVFADKGRLHWTVADYTDNAIRPHALGKFSDLVMATLQSPAMLEYLDNAQNAKGKVNENYARELMELHTLGVDGGYSQRDVQQLALILTGVGIAPPNRDAPPKLPPPQQAQYLRRGAFEFNPARHQPGDKTLLGQRIAGGGFDEVQRAVQLIVRQPACAHFVSRRLAEYFIADDPPPALVEKMARAFQRSDGDIADVLQVMFTAPEMAAGAPHKFKDPYRFLVSSLRLAYDGQTLVNPQPLLGWLSQMGEPTYGRITPDGWPLQSSAWNSSGQMAQRFEIARAIGGGNTQLFTSDGQQRGGFPQLTTPLYYQAIEPQLGATTRQALAQARSQQEWNAFLLASPDFNYR from the coding sequence ATGCCCGAGCCCCGGCATCGTCCCGTATCGCGTCTGCGCGTGCATGGGCGCCGCGCGTTGCGCAACGCGCAGCGGCTGCTGCTGTCGCTGTTGCTGGTGCTGTTCACCGTGGGCGCCATCGCCGGCAGCCAGAAGGTGCTGGAGCGCGACGACGCGCGCTGGCTGCAATCGATGACCACCGGGCTGGACAGCGCCAGCATGTCGCAGCTGCAGCACGACGGACGCAAGCGCTTCCTGCGCGACCAGTTGCAGGCCTCCAGCGGCGACGACGCCCTGCCCGCCGCGGTGCGCACGCAACTGGACGGCTACGAGGCGTTGCATACGCCGGTGCAGGAGTTGCTCAAGCAACTGGACGCGCGCCAGCAGTACATCAAGGCGATGCCCGACGGCGAGGCCAAGATCGCGGCGAAGAAAGCACTGCAGCAGCGCGCCGATGCGCTGCTGGCGCAGGCGCGGCAGGCGCAGCTGCTGCGCGCGGTGTATTCGCGCGACCAGTTGCGCGAGCAGATGGTGTGGTTCTGGCTCAACCATTTCAGCGTGTTCGCCGACAAGGGCCGCCTGCACTGGACCGTCGCCGACTACACCGACAACGCGATCCGCCCGCATGCGCTGGGCAAGTTCTCCGACCTGGTGATGGCGACGCTGCAGAGCCCGGCCATGCTCGAGTACCTGGACAACGCGCAGAACGCCAAGGGCAAGGTCAACGAGAACTATGCGCGCGAACTGATGGAGTTGCACACGCTGGGCGTGGACGGCGGCTACAGCCAGCGCGACGTGCAGCAGCTGGCGCTGATCCTCACCGGCGTCGGCATCGCCCCGCCCAACCGCGATGCGCCGCCGAAACTGCCGCCGCCGCAGCAGGCGCAGTACCTGCGCCGCGGCGCGTTCGAATTCAATCCGGCGCGGCACCAGCCCGGCGACAAGACCCTGCTCGGCCAGCGCATCGCCGGCGGCGGTTTCGACGAGGTCCAGCGCGCGGTGCAGCTGATCGTGCGCCAGCCGGCCTGCGCACACTTCGTGTCGCGGCGCCTGGCCGAGTATTTCATTGCCGACGATCCGCCGCCGGCGCTGGTGGAGAAGATGGCGCGCGCCTTCCAGCGTAGCGATGGCGATATCGCCGACGTGCTGCAGGTGATGTTCACCGCGCCGGAAATGGCCGCCGGCGCGCCGCACAAGTTCAAGGATCCGTACCGCTTCCTGGTGTCGTCGCTGCGCCTGGCCTACGACGGGCAGACCCTCGTCAATCCGCAGCCGCTGCTGGGCTGGCTGAGCCAGATGGGCGAACCGACCTATGGCCGCATCACCCCCGACGGCTGGCCGCTGCAGTCCAGCGCCTGGAACAGTTCCGGGCAGATGGCGCAGCGTTTCGAGATCGCGCGGGCGATCGGCGGCGGCAATACGCAGCTGTTCACCAGCGACGGCCAGCAGCGCGGCGGCTTTCCGCAACTGACCACGCCGCTGTATTACCAGGCGATCGAGCCGCAACTCGGCGCGACCACCCGCCAGGCGCTGGCGCAGGCGCGATCGCAGCAGGAGTGGAATGCGTTCCTGCTGGCCTCGCCCGACTTCAACTACCGCTGA
- a CDS encoding DUF1501 domain-containing protein, which translates to MHRRHFLFASAAAAASLPFAGRLFAAPAPSPRLLVVFLRGGYDSNNLLIPYASDFYYASRPTLAIARPDPANPNSAIALDTQWGLNPRLRDTLQPLWDDKQLAFVPFAGTDDLSRSHFETQDSIEAGQPAGQRSDYRSGFLARLSQVATGTPAIAFTDSLPLSFQGGGDIPNLSLKRNPTPAFDQRQAGILAQMYQGTTLASAAHEGLALRQQVSQALQDEMQQANRGAASARTFAEETRRIATLMRERYRLGFVDVGGWDTHVNQGSTDGTLATNLGNLSEGLAAYAEALGPEWRNTVVVVLSEFGRTFRENGDKGTDHGHGTTYWVMGGAVNGGRIAGEQVAVSKEKLFQDRDYPVLTNYRDLFAGLLSRMWGLSPAQLQQVFPQAHARDLQLV; encoded by the coding sequence ATGCACCGTCGCCATTTCCTGTTCGCGTCCGCCGCCGCCGCGGCCAGTCTGCCGTTCGCCGGGCGCCTGTTCGCCGCGCCGGCACCCTCGCCGCGCCTGCTGGTGGTGTTCCTGCGCGGCGGCTACGACAGCAACAATCTGCTGATTCCCTACGCCAGCGATTTCTACTACGCGTCGCGGCCGACCCTGGCGATCGCGCGGCCGGATCCGGCCAACCCCAACAGCGCCATCGCGCTGGACACGCAGTGGGGCCTGAACCCGCGGCTGCGCGATACCTTGCAGCCGCTGTGGGACGACAAGCAGCTGGCATTCGTGCCGTTCGCCGGCACCGACGACCTGTCGCGCAGCCATTTCGAAACCCAGGACAGCATCGAGGCCGGGCAACCGGCCGGACAGCGCAGCGACTACCGCTCCGGCTTCCTGGCGCGGCTGTCGCAGGTGGCCACCGGCACCCCGGCGATCGCCTTCACCGATTCGCTGCCGCTGAGCTTCCAGGGCGGCGGCGACATTCCCAACCTGTCGCTCAAGCGCAATCCGACCCCCGCTTTCGACCAGCGCCAGGCCGGGATCCTGGCGCAGATGTACCAGGGCACGACCCTGGCCAGCGCCGCGCACGAGGGCCTGGCGCTGCGCCAGCAGGTGTCGCAGGCGTTGCAGGACGAAATGCAGCAGGCCAACCGCGGCGCCGCCAGCGCGCGCACCTTCGCCGAGGAGACCCGGCGCATCGCCACGCTGATGCGCGAGCGCTATCGGCTCGGCTTCGTCGATGTCGGCGGCTGGGACACGCACGTCAACCAGGGCAGCACCGACGGCACCCTGGCGACCAATCTCGGCAACCTGTCCGAGGGCCTGGCCGCCTATGCCGAGGCGCTGGGACCGGAGTGGCGCAATACCGTGGTGGTGGTGCTGTCCGAATTCGGCCGCACCTTCCGCGAGAATGGCGACAAGGGCACCGACCACGGCCACGGCACCACGTACTGGGTGATGGGCGGCGCGGTCAACGGCGGCCGCATCGCCGGCGAACAGGTCGCGGTGAGCAAGGAAAAACTGTTCCAGGATCGCGACTACCCGGTGCTGACCAACTACCGCGACCTGTTCGCCGGCCTGCTGAGCCGCATGTGGGGCCTGTCGCCGGCGCAGTTGCAGCAGGTGTTCCCGCAGGCGCATGCGCGGGATCTGCAACTGGTGTGA
- a CDS encoding zinc-dependent peptidase, giving the protein MAQLPAGDVPLIPRWLRWLRPAPVAIDDTTWQRVRQRCAWVPALDAERERRLRTLAAHFLQRKTISPLHGLTLDAAQRTVLAALCCLPLLEFGADGLRGWSQVLVYPDAFRVQRSHVDAAGVLHEWEDELIGESWDSGPLILSWADVQADLDDPHAGYCVAVHEMAHKLDVLDGALDGTPPLPRDWQRRWAADFQRSYDAFCKRVDRGRASAIDAYAAEAPEEFFAVVSEYHFSAPERLQREMPDVAAHLARFYGRSPFAAA; this is encoded by the coding sequence GTGGCACAGCTTCCTGCCGGGGATGTTCCGCTGATCCCACGCTGGTTGCGCTGGCTGCGACCGGCGCCTGTTGCGATCGACGACACGACCTGGCAACGGGTGCGGCAGCGCTGCGCGTGGGTGCCGGCGCTGGATGCCGAACGCGAGCGCAGGCTGCGCACGCTGGCCGCGCACTTCCTGCAACGCAAGACCATCTCGCCGCTGCACGGGCTGACCCTGGATGCGGCGCAGCGCACCGTGCTGGCGGCGCTGTGCTGCCTGCCGTTGCTGGAGTTCGGCGCCGACGGCCTGCGCGGCTGGTCGCAAGTGCTGGTGTATCCGGACGCGTTCCGCGTGCAGCGCAGCCATGTCGATGCGGCCGGCGTGCTGCACGAGTGGGAAGACGAACTGATCGGCGAATCCTGGGACAGCGGCCCGCTGATCCTGTCCTGGGCCGATGTGCAGGCCGACCTGGACGACCCGCATGCAGGCTACTGCGTGGCGGTGCACGAGATGGCGCACAAGCTCGACGTGCTCGACGGCGCGCTGGACGGCACCCCGCCGCTGCCGCGCGACTGGCAGCGGCGCTGGGCCGCGGATTTCCAGCGCAGCTACGACGCGTTCTGCAAGCGCGTGGACCGCGGCCGCGCCAGCGCGATCGACGCCTATGCCGCCGAGGCGCCGGAAGAATTCTTCGCGGTGGTCAGCGAATACCACTTCTCCGCGCCGGAACGGTTGCAGCGCGAGATGCCGGACGTGGCCGCGCACCTGGCACGCTTCTATGGCCGTTCTCCGTTCGCTGCGGCGTAA